One window from the genome of SAR324 cluster bacterium encodes:
- a CDS encoding HAMP domain-containing histidine kinase, with protein MYISTSQEIHIIPLQTTSPTDWYQELTGHLQTIQKKYFYCILLRFQTDFPLDVKVAGQFIQCYKLLHGSYAKRIGVCGLTEQSLSHLHAMNIHQLFELFATLEQALASHELHPLNEADRIVLSYTDHDFQQAHENLKKRLQLEELLAHISSRFVDIEDYSIDEEIHKSLRKLGEHLDIQQCYFVRWSQDHENGYHIDEWNNKGTEVFSPLPILLEQNEEWLKNELNTLKTVFLPYFEENSPTPVLDSELRDLILIPVFYKKQLEGFWGMVLPHQRKGWDPSDFMIFRILGEVFTGAARRAQVMEKLKQAKELAEKSNQAKSQFLANMSHELRTPMHAILGYSELGVQHLDHKKTATDKLYKYFNNIKGSGERLLRLLNDLLDLSKLEAGKMTFKMEPNGLPEVTRQVLTDIQPLIDEKQLNIHLEASDNLPGCLFDRDRMSQVIRNLISNAIKVSLLETNIWINIVEKSMENVLEFMIRDEGPGIPEGELEAVFDKFVQSSQTIAKGGGTGLGLSISREILEAHQGKIWAQNAPEQGAVFIFRLPIQETLSLKMQLATNAYEDKF; from the coding sequence ATGTACATTTCCACTTCTCAGGAGATCCATATCATTCCTCTTCAAACCACTTCTCCAACAGACTGGTATCAGGAATTAACAGGCCATCTCCAAACCATTCAAAAAAAATATTTTTACTGTATTCTGCTCCGTTTTCAAACTGACTTTCCTCTGGATGTGAAAGTTGCCGGACAATTCATCCAATGCTACAAACTGCTACATGGTTCCTATGCCAAAAGAATTGGTGTTTGCGGCTTGACAGAGCAGTCCTTGTCGCATCTGCACGCAATGAACATTCATCAACTTTTCGAATTGTTTGCCACTCTGGAGCAAGCACTCGCCTCACATGAGTTACACCCCCTGAATGAGGCGGATAGAATTGTATTGTCTTATACAGATCATGATTTTCAACAGGCTCACGAAAATCTGAAGAAACGTTTACAGCTTGAAGAATTATTGGCCCATATTTCTTCCCGGTTCGTGGATATTGAAGATTATTCCATCGACGAGGAAATCCATAAGTCATTGCGGAAACTTGGCGAACACCTGGACATTCAGCAATGTTATTTTGTGAGATGGAGTCAGGATCATGAAAACGGCTATCACATTGATGAATGGAACAACAAAGGCACAGAAGTGTTTTCACCATTGCCCATACTGCTGGAACAAAATGAAGAATGGTTGAAAAATGAACTCAACACCCTGAAAACCGTCTTTCTGCCTTATTTTGAAGAAAATAGCCCTACGCCTGTCCTTGATTCTGAGTTGAGAGATTTGATCCTGATTCCTGTATTTTACAAAAAACAGCTCGAAGGCTTCTGGGGCATGGTTCTGCCTCATCAACGCAAAGGTTGGGACCCCTCGGATTTCATGATTTTCAGAATTCTGGGCGAAGTTTTTACCGGTGCGGCCCGAAGGGCACAGGTGATGGAAAAATTGAAGCAGGCCAAGGAACTCGCGGAAAAATCCAATCAGGCAAAATCCCAGTTTCTGGCAAACATGTCCCATGAATTGCGCACCCCCATGCATGCGATTCTGGGCTATTCCGAGCTGGGGGTCCAACATCTGGATCACAAGAAAACCGCTACGGATAAACTTTATAAATATTTTAATAATATCAAAGGCTCCGGGGAACGTTTATTAAGACTGCTGAACGACTTGCTTGATCTGTCCAAACTGGAAGCGGGAAAAATGACTTTCAAGATGGAACCCAATGGTCTGCCGGAGGTGACGCGACAGGTTCTGACAGATATTCAACCGTTGATTGACGAGAAACAGCTCAACATACATCTTGAGGCTTCTGACAATCTGCCCGGTTGTCTGTTTGACAGAGATCGAATGTCCCAAGTCATTCGGAATTTAATTTCCAATGCCATCAAGGTCTCGTTGCTGGAAACTAATATCTGGATCAACATTGTGGAAAAAAGCATGGAAAACGTGCTTGAATTCATGATCCGGGATGAGGGACCCGGTATTCCGGAAGGTGAACTGGAAGCCGTGTTTGATAAATTTGTCCAGAGCAGTCAAACAATCGCTAAAGGCGGTGGAACAGGGTTGGGACTTTCAATTTCGAGAGAAATTCTGGAGGCCCATCAGGGCAAAATATGGGCACAAAACGCACCGGAACAGGGGGCAGTCTTCATTTTCAGATTGCCGATTCAGGAGACCCTCTCCCTGAAAATGCAACTGGCAACTAACGCCTATGAGGACAAATTCTGA
- a CDS encoding ferric reductase-like transmembrane domain-containing protein produces MMEVGRVFSDPWLKWEIRLLLCVPCFHIVVMILQGRLGSNPVETMILETGEATVHLLVAVMWISPLRVLLSRFDWPKRLLRHKRDIGVACWIYASVHLTLYMLDNLGGTLLENLQKPFIVVGIAAWILLTLLAVTSPQCMLRKLGGKRWKALHRSVYGIAVLACFHMLLKEKSQPMSAYLHFIPLLCAETIRLGLHLRFRFQNLSS; encoded by the coding sequence ATGATGGAGGTGGGGCGTGTCTTTTCTGATCCGTGGCTCAAATGGGAAATACGCCTGCTTCTGTGTGTCCCGTGTTTTCATATTGTGGTTATGATTCTTCAGGGAAGACTCGGTTCCAATCCTGTGGAAACAATGATTTTGGAAACCGGAGAAGCCACGGTTCATCTGCTGGTGGCCGTGATGTGGATTTCGCCTTTGCGAGTGCTGTTATCCCGTTTTGACTGGCCGAAACGATTGCTTCGACACAAACGTGATATTGGTGTTGCTTGCTGGATTTACGCAAGTGTGCACCTCACGTTGTATATGCTGGATAATCTGGGGGGAACCCTGCTGGAAAATCTGCAAAAACCTTTCATTGTTGTGGGGATTGCCGCATGGATTTTATTAACACTTCTGGCTGTGACGAGTCCGCAATGCATGTTACGAAAATTGGGAGGGAAACGCTGGAAGGCACTGCACCGCAGTGTTTATGGCATTGCGGTTCTGGCGTGTTTTCACATGCTCCTCAAGGAAAAATCACAGCCAATGTCCGCCTACCTCCATTTCATTCCACTGTTGTGCGCTGAAACAATCCGTTTGGGACTGCATTTACGGTTCCGGTTTCAGAATTTGTCCTCATAG